In the genome of Nitrospira japonica, one region contains:
- a CDS encoding tetratricopeptide repeat protein, with the protein MNGAIAASNRQIICLMILTAVVYANAFSGSFQFDDFSAISENPHLGSWRTFVGHLDHMVRPVLYATFLADRTLFGGNETGYHILNWLLHLGCGILMYLVLTHGVTEQERHVPFWTAAFFLVHPLQTETVTYISGRATGLMAFFYLSAFALYLKATEPRVDGPTQRLYLIAALVLFALALGSKETAVTFPLALLLWDMTIRRLTGAALRRSFMFRHAPFWLLLLAVAAAWIFWHPRYLALARFSLEIRPLTENLLSEVHALSYSLRLLFSPWEQNFDHDLPVFHSVFQWPLPLDLVILGGLAAAALLTLRRVPLFSFGIGWFFLQLIPTSIIPRNDLLSERNLYLASIGLLLAIVISASHLARRPVGVPPLPKIARIGTAALAWLLISTLALMTIQRNGLYRGPVLLWSDAIEKSPRKARPHNNLGHAYALRGDWDNAIEEFRTAARLDPDYALAQENLRAAYLHHIGRR; encoded by the coding sequence GTGAACGGCGCCATCGCTGCATCCAATCGCCAGATCATTTGTTTGATGATCCTGACCGCCGTGGTGTACGCGAACGCCTTCTCCGGATCCTTCCAGTTCGACGATTTTTCCGCCATATCGGAGAATCCGCATCTGGGCAGCTGGCGCACGTTTGTCGGCCATCTCGACCATATGGTGCGGCCGGTGCTGTACGCCACGTTCCTCGCGGATCGCACCCTCTTCGGCGGGAACGAAACCGGCTACCATATCCTGAATTGGCTGCTCCATCTTGGCTGCGGGATTCTTATGTATCTGGTGCTCACTCACGGCGTTACGGAGCAGGAACGGCACGTCCCCTTTTGGACTGCGGCGTTTTTCCTGGTCCATCCGCTTCAGACCGAAACCGTGACCTATATTTCCGGACGCGCCACCGGCCTGATGGCCTTCTTCTATCTGTCGGCCTTCGCGCTCTACCTCAAGGCGACGGAACCTCGGGTGGACGGGCCGACGCAGCGGCTTTATCTCATCGCCGCGCTTGTCCTGTTCGCCTTGGCTCTCGGCTCGAAGGAGACGGCGGTGACCTTTCCACTCGCGTTGCTGCTCTGGGATATGACGATACGAAGGCTGACCGGCGCTGCGCTTCGCCGATCGTTCATGTTCCGCCATGCGCCGTTCTGGCTCTTACTTCTTGCCGTCGCCGCCGCGTGGATCTTTTGGCATCCCCGCTATCTCGCGCTCGCGCGGTTTAGTCTGGAGATCCGCCCTCTGACGGAGAATCTGCTGAGCGAAGTCCATGCGCTCTCCTACTCGTTACGCCTGCTGTTCTCCCCCTGGGAACAGAACTTCGATCATGATCTTCCCGTTTTCCACTCGGTGTTCCAATGGCCGCTGCCGCTCGATCTCGTCATCCTGGGCGGTTTGGCTGCCGCCGCGCTATTGACCCTCCGGCGCGTCCCGTTGTTCTCCTTCGGCATCGGCTGGTTCTTCCTGCAGTTGATCCCCACGAGCATCATCCCGCGCAACGACCTCTTGAGCGAACGGAATCTCTACCTGGCGTCGATCGGACTCTTGCTTGCGATCGTGATTTCAGCTTCCCATCTGGCTCGTCGGCCCGTCGGAGTACCGCCACTGCCGAAGATTGCACGGATCGGCACCGCGGCTCTTGCGTGGCTGCTGATCTCGACGCTGGCGCTGATGACCATCCAGCGGAACGGACTGTATCGCGGTCCTGTGCTGCTCTGGTCCGACGCGATCGAGAAATCTCCCCGCAAGGCCAGACCGCACAACAACCTCGGCCACGCCTACGCTCTGCGAGGCGACTGGGACAATGCCATCGAAGAGTTCCGGACCGCGGCCAGGCTCGATCCCGACTACGCTCTTGCTCAAGAAAACCTTCGAGCCGCCTACCTTCATCACATCGGCCGTCGGTAG
- a CDS encoding D-alanyl-D-alanine carboxypeptidase family protein produces the protein MEWRFLVGSLSAALVMTAGAAWPCAAFEQDARAGPPDRPAVHASALYLVELGSGRVLFEKDAARRLPPASLTKIMTALVALETASPDQVVQVDGRALVHRSSLKLHAGEQFLLRDLLTAMLVTSANDACEAVAWHVGGDADRFVMMMNERARALGLADTHFVNACGFDAPGHFSTAADLAALTGKALQAPEFSMMVRTVVREISSVDGKRQVSLHSTNELLLDPDVNGVKTGYTSKAGRCLIASMFKDGHRLLLVGMNVTDRWEQATRLLRYGHAVLQQSSN, from the coding sequence ATGGAGTGGCGATTTCTCGTCGGGTCGCTATCGGCGGCACTGGTGATGACGGCCGGTGCAGCATGGCCCTGTGCCGCCTTCGAACAGGACGCGCGAGCCGGGCCGCCGGACCGTCCGGCTGTTCACGCATCGGCCCTCTACCTGGTCGAACTCGGGTCCGGTCGTGTACTTTTCGAAAAGGACGCGGCACGGCGGCTCCCGCCTGCCAGCCTGACGAAAATCATGACGGCATTGGTGGCGTTGGAAACTGCGTCTCCCGACCAGGTCGTGCAGGTCGACGGGCGCGCTCTCGTGCATCGATCCTCTCTCAAGCTTCATGCGGGTGAACAATTTTTACTGCGCGATTTGCTCACCGCCATGTTGGTGACGAGCGCGAACGACGCCTGCGAAGCGGTCGCCTGGCACGTGGGGGGAGACGCCGACCGGTTCGTGATGATGATGAACGAACGGGCCCGTGCATTGGGATTGGCCGATACGCATTTCGTCAATGCCTGCGGCTTCGATGCGCCGGGCCATTTCTCCACCGCGGCGGATCTGGCGGCCTTGACCGGGAAGGCCCTGCAGGCGCCCGAGTTTTCGATGATGGTCCGGACGGTCGTGCGCGAGATCTCCAGCGTCGACGGCAAACGGCAGGTATCGCTTCACAGCACCAACGAACTGTTGCTCGATCCGGACGTGAACGGCGTCAAGACGGGCTACACGAGCAAAGCCGGGCGCTGCCTCATCGCCAGTATGTTTAAGGACGGCCATCGCCTGCTGCTCGTGGGCATGAACGTCACGGACCGCTGGGAACAGGCGACCAGGCTGCTCCGCTACGGCCATGCCGTCTTGCAGCAGTCGAGCAACTGA
- a CDS encoding MGH1-like glycoside hydrolase domain-containing protein — MARSRTSSPSPSPQLAEQQRLVEDARRSAHWKRWGPYLSERAWGTVREDYSAAGTPWEYFPHDHARSRAYRWNEDGLAGICDRHQYLCFALALWNGRDSILKERLFGLSGHEGNHGEDVKECYFYLDSTPTHSYMKFLYKYPQSAFPYERLVEENRKRGRRDREFELVDTGIFDERRYFDVFVEYAKATPEDLCIRIQVVNRGPDQAELTLLPTLWCRNIWSWGADMRRPRLVQGEPKEGASVIETTHEYYGMRRLLCDGQPALLFTENETNALRIFGDADGPRYAKDAFHEYVVRGEKQAVNPDQVGTKAAAHYALVLPAGSTKTIRLRFVNHDGIGGGTGADFEEVFHRRIREADEYYGALAPAGLSEDARRVQRQAFAGLLWTKQFYHYDVSRWLKGDAMEAEPPRQRLRGRNADWTHLYNADVVSMPDKWEYPWYAAWDLAFHCIPLALVDPTFAKEQLVLLLREWYMHPNGQIPAYEWSFADVNPPVHAWACWRVYKIEKKRTGVGDRRFLERIFHKLLLNFTWWVNRKDVDGKNIFQGGFLGLDNIGVFDRSAPLPTGGRLEQSDATSWMGMYCLNMMSIALELARENVAYEDVASKFFEHFVYICRAMNNIGGAKIELWDREDGFFYDVLHLPDGETRHLKVRSMVGLIPLFAVETLDSELVDRLPRFKHRMQWFMENRPDFAQHVETKTYDGGVRRFLSIVHRKRLQSVLRYLLDEREFLSPYGIRALSRYHEDHPYVLSIMGHDHRVDYEPAESSTGIFGGNSNWRGPVWFPVNYLLIESLQKFHYFLGDEFKVEYPTGSGRPMTLWQIACELSRRLTHIFLRDRDGLRPVFGGTTLFQRDSDWHDHLLFYEYFHGDNGAGIGASHQCGWTSLVAKLIQQSGE, encoded by the coding sequence ATGGCGCGTTCACGCACCTCTTCGCCGTCGCCCTCCCCGCAACTCGCCGAGCAGCAGCGTCTCGTCGAAGACGCGCGCCGTTCGGCCCATTGGAAACGATGGGGACCCTACTTGAGCGAACGGGCGTGGGGAACCGTCCGCGAAGACTACAGTGCCGCCGGCACTCCCTGGGAATACTTTCCGCACGACCATGCGAGATCCCGCGCCTATCGCTGGAACGAGGACGGCCTCGCGGGCATCTGTGACCGGCACCAGTACCTCTGCTTCGCCCTCGCCCTCTGGAACGGCCGCGATTCGATTCTCAAGGAACGGTTGTTCGGTCTGAGCGGGCATGAAGGCAATCACGGCGAGGACGTGAAGGAATGTTATTTCTACCTCGATTCGACGCCGACGCATTCCTACATGAAGTTTCTCTACAAGTACCCGCAATCTGCGTTTCCCTACGAACGGCTCGTGGAGGAAAATCGAAAGCGCGGCCGCCGGGACCGGGAATTCGAGTTGGTCGATACCGGCATCTTCGATGAGCGTCGCTATTTCGACGTGTTCGTCGAGTACGCGAAGGCGACGCCGGAAGATCTCTGCATCCGCATACAGGTCGTCAATCGTGGGCCTGATCAGGCTGAATTGACCCTGTTGCCCACGCTGTGGTGCCGCAACATCTGGTCCTGGGGGGCGGACATGCGCCGGCCGCGCCTGGTCCAAGGCGAGCCGAAGGAGGGTGCCAGCGTCATTGAAACCACGCATGAATACTATGGAATGCGCCGCCTGCTGTGCGATGGGCAGCCTGCGCTCCTGTTCACCGAAAACGAAACCAACGCCCTGCGTATCTTCGGGGATGCCGACGGGCCGCGGTACGCCAAGGATGCCTTTCACGAGTATGTCGTGCGGGGCGAGAAACAGGCCGTGAACCCGGATCAGGTCGGGACCAAGGCGGCGGCGCACTACGCGCTGGTTCTGCCGGCCGGCTCGACCAAGACGATCAGACTGCGCTTTGTGAATCACGATGGAATCGGCGGCGGGACGGGGGCGGATTTCGAGGAGGTGTTCCACCGGCGGATCCGCGAGGCGGACGAGTACTATGGCGCGCTGGCTCCGGCCGGATTGTCCGAGGATGCGCGACGCGTGCAGCGTCAGGCGTTTGCCGGATTGCTCTGGACGAAGCAGTTCTATCACTACGACGTCAGCCGCTGGCTCAAGGGCGATGCCATGGAGGCGGAGCCTCCGCGTCAACGGCTGCGGGGCCGCAATGCGGACTGGACGCATCTGTACAACGCGGACGTCGTCTCGATGCCCGATAAGTGGGAGTATCCGTGGTACGCGGCCTGGGACTTGGCCTTTCACTGCATTCCGCTCGCGCTCGTGGACCCGACCTTCGCCAAAGAGCAGTTGGTGCTGCTGTTGCGCGAGTGGTACATGCACCCGAACGGACAAATTCCGGCGTACGAATGGTCCTTCGCCGACGTCAATCCCCCGGTGCATGCCTGGGCCTGCTGGCGCGTCTATAAGATCGAAAAAAAACGCACGGGGGTCGGAGACCGGCGTTTTCTGGAACGGATCTTTCACAAGCTGCTGCTCAATTTCACCTGGTGGGTGAACCGCAAGGACGTGGACGGCAAGAACATCTTCCAGGGCGGATTCCTGGGACTCGACAACATCGGCGTCTTCGACCGCAGCGCCCCGCTGCCGACCGGCGGACGTCTGGAACAGTCCGATGCGACCAGCTGGATGGGGATGTACTGCCTGAATATGATGAGCATCGCGCTGGAACTCGCGCGCGAGAACGTGGCCTACGAGGACGTCGCCAGCAAATTCTTCGAGCATTTCGTATACATCTGCCGGGCGATGAACAATATCGGCGGGGCGAAGATCGAGCTGTGGGACCGGGAGGACGGATTTTTCTACGACGTTCTGCATCTGCCGGACGGCGAGACGCGTCATTTGAAGGTGCGTTCGATGGTGGGCCTCATTCCCCTGTTCGCCGTGGAGACGTTGGACTCCGAGTTGGTCGACCGACTGCCCCGCTTCAAGCATCGCATGCAATGGTTCATGGAGAATCGGCCGGACTTTGCGCAGCACGTGGAGACGAAGACCTACGACGGGGGCGTGCGCCGCTTCCTCTCCATCGTGCATCGTAAGCGGCTGCAGTCCGTGCTGCGGTACCTGCTCGACGAGCGGGAATTCCTGTCGCCCTACGGCATCCGCGCCCTGTCCCGGTACCACGAGGACCATCCCTATGTCCTGTCGATCATGGGGCACGACCATCGGGTCGATTATGAACCGGCGGAATCCAGCACCGGCATATTCGGCGGCAATTCCAACTGGCGGGGGCCGGTCTGGTTCCCGGTGAACTATCTGCTGATCGAGTCCCTGCAGAAGTTCCATTACTTCCTCGGAGACGAGTTCAAAGTGGAATACCCGACGGGCTCGGGCCGTCCGATGACGCTCTGGCAGATCGCGTGCGAACTCTCGCGCCGCCTGACCCACATCTTTCTCCGCGATCGGGACGGTCTGCGGCCCGTGTTCGGCGGCACCACCCTGTTCCAACGGGATTCGGATTGGCACGACCACCTGCTGTTTTACGAATACTTCCACGGAGACAACGGGGCCGGCATCGGAGCCAGCCATCAGTGCGGATGGACGAGTCTGGTGGCCAAGTTGATCCAACAGAGCGGGGAATAA
- a CDS encoding cytochrome-c peroxidase — protein MKQRSLVKVGMAVAVGASLSIFTWAMIGQAETAKDAAKSAEVVKLPQLLGLEDPNSYVPKDNPLTAAKVELGRTLFFDNRLSKNNTVACVSCHLPGKGFTDGKPVSTGVFNLKGGRSAPAAFNRVFAEAQFWDGRAATLEEQSIGPFTNPVEHGFANYDDMLVKMKKLAGYRKMFKDVFGTDVTMDGVAKAIASFQRTILSGNSPADRFDYGGEEGAISEEAKRGLELFRGKARCVRCHSNFNFSDEKFHNLGIGWDNNTVDLGRYMVTKNPEDIGAFKTPTLREIARTAPYMHDGRFKTLEEVVEFYNQGGIENPHRDNTIIPLELTDQEKKDVVVFLRSLNGEGWQHVKAPKVFPR, from the coding sequence ATGAAGCAGAGATCGTTGGTCAAAGTGGGCATGGCCGTGGCAGTCGGAGCCAGTCTCTCGATCTTCACGTGGGCGATGATTGGACAGGCGGAGACGGCCAAGGACGCCGCCAAATCCGCCGAAGTGGTCAAACTTCCCCAACTGCTCGGGCTGGAAGATCCTAACAGCTATGTCCCGAAAGACAATCCGTTGACGGCCGCCAAGGTTGAACTCGGCCGCACATTATTTTTTGACAATCGCCTCTCCAAGAATAACACCGTCGCGTGCGTGAGCTGCCACTTGCCCGGCAAGGGGTTCACCGATGGGAAGCCGGTATCGACGGGCGTGTTCAACCTCAAGGGCGGCAGGAGCGCTCCGGCCGCGTTCAATCGCGTGTTTGCCGAGGCGCAGTTCTGGGATGGACGCGCCGCGACGCTCGAGGAGCAATCCATCGGGCCGTTTACCAACCCCGTCGAGCATGGGTTTGCAAACTACGACGATATGCTCGTCAAAATGAAGAAGCTCGCCGGCTACCGCAAGATGTTCAAGGACGTGTTCGGAACCGACGTGACCATGGACGGGGTGGCGAAGGCGATCGCCAGTTTCCAGCGCACCATACTGTCCGGCAACAGTCCGGCGGACCGGTTCGACTATGGAGGAGAGGAGGGCGCCATTTCCGAGGAAGCCAAGCGCGGCCTCGAGCTGTTCAGGGGCAAGGCCCGCTGCGTCCGTTGTCACTCGAATTTCAACTTCTCCGACGAGAAGTTCCATAACCTCGGGATCGGATGGGACAACAATACCGTGGATTTGGGCCGTTATATGGTCACCAAGAATCCGGAAGATATCGGCGCGTTCAAGACGCCGACGTTGCGTGAGATCGCCCGCACCGCTCCGTACATGCATGACGGGCGGTTCAAGACATTGGAAGAGGTCGTCGAATTTTACAATCAGGGGGGGATCGAGAACCCCCACCGGGACAACACGATCATTCCGCTCGAATTGACCGACCAGGAAAAGAAAGACGTCGTGGTCTTTCTCCGATCGCTCAACGGAGAAGGATGGCAACATGTCAAGGCACCGAAGGTGTTTCCTCGGTGA
- a CDS encoding LysR substrate-binding domain-containing protein, which produces MTLTELKYLVAVAQERHFGRAAERCHISQPALSLAIRKLEEELGTSVLERRKNQITLTALGEKVVQQAQRVLEAAEQIPLIVAQGKDQLVGVFKLGVIATVGPYILPDLIPLLHRRAPSMPLEIEENLTVNLNQMLQHGQLDAIIVALPHEETGILTQPLYEEPFKVVIPVTHPWAKKKRIETDDLGTEKVILPHAGHCFRRQLLDHCPEISRSDREGIQGNSLETIRQMVASGLGITVLPCSALSPKHHHKRLLAIPFTDPVPERQIGLAWRKGFARPAALEAIQETVRLLKIPGLTMQKESHV; this is translated from the coding sequence ATGACGCTGACCGAGCTGAAATATCTGGTGGCAGTTGCGCAGGAGCGCCACTTCGGGAGGGCGGCCGAACGGTGCCATATCAGTCAGCCGGCGCTGAGTCTGGCCATCCGAAAGCTGGAGGAAGAGCTCGGGACTTCGGTGCTGGAGCGGCGCAAGAACCAGATCACGTTGACGGCGCTGGGCGAGAAAGTCGTACAACAGGCTCAGCGGGTCTTGGAGGCGGCGGAACAGATCCCGCTCATCGTCGCGCAGGGCAAGGACCAGCTCGTAGGGGTCTTCAAACTGGGGGTCATTGCGACGGTCGGGCCGTACATTCTTCCCGACCTGATTCCCCTGCTCCACAGGCGCGCGCCTTCGATGCCCCTGGAGATCGAGGAAAACCTTACCGTCAATTTGAACCAGATGCTGCAACATGGGCAGCTCGACGCCATCATCGTGGCGCTGCCTCATGAAGAGACGGGGATACTCACACAACCTCTTTATGAAGAACCATTCAAAGTCGTGATCCCCGTGACCCATCCTTGGGCCAAGAAGAAACGCATTGAGACCGACGACCTCGGCACGGAAAAGGTGATCCTTCCGCACGCCGGACATTGTTTTCGACGGCAGCTTTTGGACCATTGCCCGGAAATCAGCCGGTCCGACCGAGAGGGCATCCAGGGCAATTCCCTCGAAACGATCAGACAGATGGTGGCTTCAGGTTTGGGCATCACGGTGCTACCGTGCAGCGCCTTGTCTCCCAAACATCACCACAAACGGCTGCTCGCCATTCCCTTCACCGATCCGGTGCCGGAACGGCAGATCGGATTGGCTTGGCGGAAGGGTTTTGCCAGGCCGGCCGCACTGGAGGCGATCCAAGAAACGGTGCGTTTGTTGAAAATTCCCGGGCTGACAATGCAGAAAGAAAGCCACGTGTAA